The following is a genomic window from bacterium (Candidatus Blackallbacteria) CG13_big_fil_rev_8_21_14_2_50_49_14.
CATTACGGGTTCGGCCACGGGCAAACAGGCCAGTTTAAAAGAACTTGAAGCCGTAAAAGCTGCAGTACAATTGCCTGTCATGGTAGGCTCTGGCGTTGAACTCGACAATCTCGAAGCCTATTTGGCGATTGCGGATGCTTTGATCATTGGTTCGTATTTTAAAGCGGGCGGAGCCTGGCAAAACCCTGTGAGCTATGAGCGTACGGCCGCATTGATGGAAAAGGCTAGGCGCTATCGTTCTGCCTGACCCGATGGATCTGTTCTTTGAAAGGCAGGTTTGGCAAAAATGACAAGTGCGATCTGTTATCAAAATAACCAGGTTTGGGGCAGCAATGGCTGTATTGAAGATATTTTGATCAAATTGATCAAATACAGCCCTGAAAACTCGCTGCTCTTGCAATGGTCATTGGAGCATTACCGTCTCTTTTTTTCTGGGATCTGTTGTGATTTGAGTGAGATTTTAACCGATGCTGCCTCGATTTTAGAGTGGCAGGAAACGATTCAGCAGGCGCTTGACGATCTCAAGACCTCATCAGGTTGGACTGCCTTGGGCCTGCTCTGGATTGATGAAAACCGGGAAGCACTCTGTCGCATTGCAGAAGCCCCACCAACTTGAGTTTGCTTGGATTAAAAGCTCAATTGCACAAGGGTTTGTTTTGATGCTTGAATCAGTTTGTATTTAGAATATCCAGATTCTAATTTGATAATACAATTTCTGATTGATTTGTTGCTGAAATTGAATGCGGGTAGAAATTCAAGCAGTGATTTTTCCTGGCTCATCTGAAAAAGTTTGAGATCATCCTTGGCTGTGAATTTTCTCAGGCGGATACGGGGCTGCGTGTTCTGCTTGCTCTTGGTCATGGCTTTTGAGGGCTGGGTTTGAGGGCGTGAAGCGTACAGTGTGAGGCGGGTTCAGAAGGAACTTCCCGGCTGGAGAGGACTTCAAATCCAGCGCTGAGCAACTCGTTCTCAAGGGCTGTCTTGGAGACGATCTGGCGATAGGGATGGCCTGCCCGCATCTGGATTTCTTTCTCTGTATCGCCGCAATGGCACAAACTGCTGACAAAAAAGAGGCAGTGCGGTTTCAGGGCCTGCAAAACATTTGCCAGAAAAACAGCGCGATCCTCGTCAATGATACAGTGCAGACAATTGCCATCGACAATCAAATCATAGCTTTGCTCGGGCAAAACCCCTGCTTGCGAGAGATCTGCGACAGAATACTCAATCTTGAAACCTTCCGCCAAGGCTTTGGCTTGGGCCCATTCAATTGCACGCGCCGAGACATCTACCCCATGCACCTGATAGCCTCTTTGGCTCAACAAACGGCTGAAATGGCCTTCGCCACAGCCCAATTC
Proteins encoded in this region:
- a CDS encoding class I SAM-dependent methyltransferase gives rise to the protein MKGDYSIYDPLYAETIATGQAGWGGAQRLAKEYLWLERLFSHSQVPQTGRVLELGCGEGHFSRLLSQRGYQVHGVDVSARAIEWAQAKALAEGFKIEYSVADLSQAGVLPEQSYDLIVDGNCLHCIIDEDRAVFLANVLQALKPHCLFFVSSLCHCGDTEKEIQMRAGHPYRQIVSKTALENELLSAGFEVLSSREVPSEPASHCTLHALKPSPQKP